In Plodia interpunctella isolate USDA-ARS_2022_Savannah chromosome 30, ilPloInte3.2, whole genome shotgun sequence, the following proteins share a genomic window:
- the LOC128682374 gene encoding histone H2A: MSGRGKGGKVKGKAKSRSNRAGLQFPVGRIHRLLRKGNYAERVGAGAPVYLAAVMEYLAAEVLELAGNAARDNKKTRIIPRHLQLAIRNDEELNKLLSGVTIAQGGVLPNIQAVLLPKKTEKKA, from the coding sequence ATGTCTGGACGCGGTAAAGGTGGCAAAGTCAAGGGAAAGGCAAAGTCCCGCTCGAACCGTGCGGGTCTCCAATTCCCCGTGGGTCGTATTCATAGGCTCCTACGCAAGGGCAACTATGCCGAGCGAGTCGGTGCTGGCGCTCCCGTTTACCTCGCCGCCGTGATGGAGTACCTGGCCGCTGAGGTTCTCGAGTTGGCCGGCAACGCTGCCAGAGACAACAAGAAGACCAGAATCATACCGAGGCATCTGCAGCTGGCCATCCGCAACGACGAGGAGTTGAACAAACTTCTGTCCGGAGTCACAATCGCCCAGGGCGGTGTACTGCCCAACATCCAGGCGGTGCTCCTGCCCAAGAAGACCGAGAAGAAGGCGTAA
- the LOC128682373 gene encoding histone H1B-like: MADTAVASEASAPATPAKKQPKASAAAGGVKKAKAKPTHPKTSEMVNNAIKELKERSGSSLQAIKKYIAAQYKVDAEKLAPFIRKYLKSAVESGALIQTKGKGASGSFKLESKSASSKKPAAAGSKKSASSAAAKSKKATAAASAASKSKKGASSGAASSSASSPSKGKASSAAKDKKAAAAKKKPAAAKKAAAPAKAKAAAAPKAKKTAKPPTKKPKAPKPKKAAATQKKAAAKKTPASKK; encoded by the coding sequence ATGGCAGACACGGCTGTAGCATCCGAGGCATCAGCGCCAGCGACGCCGGCGAAGAAACAGCCCAAGGCGAGCGCGGCCGCCGGTGGTGTGAAGAAGGCTAAAGCCAAACCTACTCATCCCAAAACTTCGGAGATGGTGAACAATGCCATCAAAGAGTTGAAGGAGAGGAGCGGCTCGTCACTTCAAGCGATCAAGAAATACATCGCGGCCCAATACAAAGTCGACGCGGAGAAATTGGCGCCGTTCATAAGGAAGTATCTCAAGAGCGCCGTCGAGTCCGGTGCCCTCATACAGACCAAGGGTAAAGGAGCTTCCGGCTCGTTCAAATTGGAATCGAAATCTGCGTCTTCCAAGAAACCGGCGGCCGCCGGTTCGAAGAAATCTGCATCTTCTGCGGCGGCCAAGTCCAAGAAAGCCACCGCAGCGGCCTCCGCCGCATCGAAGTCGAAGAAGGGAGCTTCTTCTGGCGCCGCCTCGTCGTCTGCCTCGTCGCCGTCCAAGGGCAAGGCGTCCTCCGCCGCTAAAGACAAGAAGGCAGCGGCAGCCAAGAAGAAGCCCGCCGCGGCAAAGAAAGCGGCCGCACCGGCGAAGGCGAAGGCCGCCGCAGCGCCCAAGGCGAAAAAGACAGCTAAACCGCCAACGAAGAAGCCGAAGGCGCCCAAACCGAAGAAGGCGGCCGCCACACAAAAAAAGGCCGCAGCGAAAAAGACACCCGCCTCCAAGAAGTAA
- the LOC135310027 gene encoding histone H4 produces the protein MTGRGKGGKGLGKGGAKRHRKVLRDNIQGITKPAIRRLARRGGVKRISGLIYEETRGVLKVFLENVIRDAVTYTEHAKRKTVTAMDVVYALKRQGRTLYGFGG, from the coding sequence ATGACCGGTCGCGGCAAGGGAGGGAAAGGTCTTGGAAAGGGAGGAGCCAAGCGTCACAGGAAGGTGCTTCGTGATAACATCCAGGGCATCACCAAACCGGCCATCCGTCGTTTGGCCCGCAGAGGAGGTGTCAAGCGTATCTCCGGTTTGATATACGAGGAGACGCGTGGTGTGCTCAAGGTGTTCCTCGAGAACGTGATCCGCGACGCGGTCACTTACACAGAGCACGCGAAGAGGAAGACCGTCACCGCTATGGACGTTGTATACGCTCTGAAGCGCCAGGGCCGTACCCTCTACGGTTTCGGCGGTTAG
- the LOC135310026 gene encoding histone H3 — MARTKQTARKSTGGKAPRKQLATKAARKSAPATGGVKKPHRYRPGTVALREIRRYQKSTELLIRKLPFQRLVREIAQDFKTDLRFQSSAVMALQEASEAYLVGLFEDTNLCAIHAKRVTIMPKDIQLARRIRGERA, encoded by the coding sequence ATGGCTCGTACCAAGCAAACGGCCCGTAAATCTACCGGTGGTAAGGCACCCAGGAAACAGCTAGCCACTAAGGCGGCTCGCAAGAGCGCCCCCGCCACCGGCGGTGTCAAGAAACCCCATCGTTACAGGCCGGGAACTGTAGCACTCCGTGAGATCCGTCGTTACCAGAAGAGTACTGAGCTCCTGATCCGCAAGCTGCCCTTCCAGCGTCTCGTGCGTGAGATCGCACAAGATTTCAAGACCGATCTTCGTTTCCAGAGTTCGGCCGTTATGGCTCTTCAGGAGGCCAGCGAGGCGTACCTGGTAGGCCTCTTCGAAGACACCAATCTGTGCGCGATCCACGCCAAACGCGTCACCATCATGCCAAAGGACATTCAGCTGGCGCGCAGGATCAGGGGCGAGCGCGCTTAG
- the LOC128682385 gene encoding histone H2B yields the protein MPPKTSGKAAKKSGKAQKNISKTDKKKKKHKRKESYAIYIYKVLKQVHPDTGISSKAMSIMNSFVNDIFERIAAEASRLAHYNKRSTITSREVQTSVRLLLPGELAKHAVSEGTKAVTKYTSSK from the coding sequence atgccgcCGAAGACAAGTGGTAAGGCCGCCAAGAAGTCTGGCAAGGCCCAGAAGAACATCTCCAAGACtgataaaaagaagaagaagcacaAGAGGAAGGAGAGTTACGCCATCTACATCTACAAGGTGCTGAAGCAGGTTCATCCCGACACTGGTATATCCAGTAAGGCGATGTCTATCATGAACTCGTTCGTGAATGACATCTTCGAACGCATCGCTGCCGAGGCGTCCCGTTTGGCCCACTACAACAAGCGTTCCACAATCACGTCCCGGGAGGTGCAGACCTCCGTGAGGCTGCTGCTGCCCGGCGAGCTGGCCAAGCACGCCGTCAGTGAGGGAACGAAGGCCGTCACCAAATACACTAGCTCTAAGTAA